One segment of Channa argus isolate prfri chromosome 17, Channa argus male v1.0, whole genome shotgun sequence DNA contains the following:
- the enpp5 gene encoding ectonucleotide pyrophosphatase/phosphodiesterase family member 5 translates to MLHCLLQRGCNPLLCLWTLLCPLVSLHQLDQHRGRRHGVRERPKLLLVSFDGFRCDYVDRVPTPNFSSLMLEGVMVEHVENAYITKTLPDHYSLVTGLYAETHGIVANEMYDPTLNRSFSMETDSIYESRWWEEAVPLWVTIQKAGGRSGAAMWPGSDVKIHGMFPNQYLPYNASVPFETRVERLIEWFSAPKEEAVDFGVLYWEEPDESGHKYGPQSSNMDAVIVGIDEKLGFLINELKKAGLYEKVNLIVTSDHGMTQLFADNIIELDEYVNRDQYTLVDKSPVVGILPKEGKLDEVYNKLVDANPNMMVYKKEEIPEHFHYRHNIKIMPIIIEAKEGWTIVQNRSGPFMLGNHGYDNTLQSMQPVFVARGPAFRQNYVKTSMRSVDLYPLMCHILSIPPLPNNGSLLNVKDLLYPEPTPLAPTIPPGVQKYSYAPVVGSFLGVVMVLCFLLVYIRQVTLRQLPSLKHRSREMSQPLLQEDLHL, encoded by the exons ATGCTGCACTGCTTGTTGCAACGAGGCTGcaatcctctgctctgcctgtgGACCCTGCTGTGTCCTCTAGTCTCTCTCCATCAGCTGGACCAACACAGGGGCAGAAGGCATGGTGTGAGGGAGAGGCCCAAGCTGCTGCTCGTGTCATTCGATGGTTTCCGCTGTGACTATGTTGATCGGGTGCCAACGCCCAACTTCAGTAGCCTGATGCTTGAGGGAGTGATGGTAGAGCATGTGGAGAATGCTTACATCACCAAAACCCTCCCTGACCACTACAGCCTGGTGACAGGGCTGTATGCTGAGACACATGGCATTGTGGCTAATGAGATGTACGACCCTACTCTGAACCGGTCCTTCTCCATGGAAACGGACAGTATTTATGAGTCACGGTGGTGGGAGGAGGCAGTACCTCTCTGGGTGACCATTCAAAAAGCTGGAGGACGGAGCGGAGCTGCAATGTGGCCGGGGTCTGATGTGAAGATCCACGGCATGTTCCCCAATCAATACCTGCCATACAATGCCTCAGTGCCCTTTGAAACCCGAGTGGAGCGGCTTATCGAGTGGTTCTCAGCACCTAAAGAGGAGGCAGTGGATTTTGGAGTTCTGTACTGGGAGGAACCAGATGAGAGCGGGCACAAGTATGGACCTCAGAGCTCCAACATGGACGCAGTCATTGTTGGGATTGATGAGAAGCTTGGGTTCCTCATTAATGAGCTAAAGAAAGCTGGGCTGTATGAAAAGGTGAACCTGATAGTGACCAGTGACCACGGGATGACACAGCTTTTTGCGGACAATATCATAGAACTGGATGAGTATGTGAACAGAGACCAGTATACCTTGGTGGACAAGAGTCCGGTAGTGGGAATACTGCCAAAAGAAG GGAAGCTTGATGAAGTATATAACAAGCTGGTGGATGCAAACCCAAACATGATGGTGTATAAGAAAGAAGAAATTCCTGAGCACTTCCATTATCGGCACAACATCAAGATCATGCCCATCATCATAGAGGCAAAGGAGGGCTGGACCATTGTGCAGAACAGGAGCGGACCCTTCATGT TGGGAAACCATGGTTATGACAACACCCTACAGAGCATGCAGCCTGTGTTCGTAGCACGTGGGCCAGCCTTTCGCCAGAATTACGTGAAGACCTCCATGCGCTCTGTCGACCTTTATCCTCTCATGTGCCACATCCTGTCCATCCCCCCTCTTCCTAACAACGGCTCCCTCTTAAACGTTAAGGATCTTCTATATCCAGAGCCAACTCCACTCGCACCTACTATCCCTCCAGGGGTCCAGAAGTACTCCTATGCACCTGTTGTGGGTTCTTTCCTCGGTGTGGTGATGGTGCTGTGCTTTCTCTTGGTCTACATCAGACAAGTGACGCTCAGACAGCTGCCCTCACTAAAACACCGTAGCAGGGAGATGTCACAGCCTTTACTCCAAGAGGATTTGCACCTGTag
- the hmgn3 gene encoding high mobility group nucleosome-binding domain-containing protein 3 isoform X4: protein MPKRKSPEGTEGKEASKVTKQEKPAPPKPEAKPKKAIVKKVADEKGAKAKKGGAKGKKDDGPAQNGETKTNEIYVSRPSVSVSSFRSMAPSLMSVRGQSETVRVKGN from the exons ATGCCGAAGAGAAAG tCTCCTGAGGGAACTGAGGGCAAGGAGGCCTCCAAAGTCACAAAACAAGAG AAACCTGCTCCACCTAAGCCTGAGGCCAAACCCAAGAAGGCCATCGTCAAG AAGGTAGCAGATGAAAAGGGGGCAAAGGCAAAGAAAGGTGGCGCTAAAGGAAAGAAGGACGATGGTCCCGCCCAGAACGGAGAGACCAAGACCAATGAG atcTATGTGTCTCGTCCGTCTGTCAGTGTGTCCTCCTTCAGAAGCATGGCTCCCTCCTTGATGTCAGTGAGAGGGCAGAGTGAGACAGTCAGAGTTAAGG gTAACTGA
- the hmgn3 gene encoding high mobility group nucleosome-binding domain-containing protein 3 isoform X3: MPKRKSPEGTEGKEASKVTKQEQKPAPPKPEAKPKKAIVKKVADEKGAKAKKGGAKGKKDDGPAQNGETKTNEIYVSRPSVSVSSFRSMAPSLMSVRGQSETVRVKGN; the protein is encoded by the exons ATGCCGAAGAGAAAG tCTCCTGAGGGAACTGAGGGCAAGGAGGCCTCCAAAGTCACAAAACAAGAG CAGAAACCTGCTCCACCTAAGCCTGAGGCCAAACCCAAGAAGGCCATCGTCAAG AAGGTAGCAGATGAAAAGGGGGCAAAGGCAAAGAAAGGTGGCGCTAAAGGAAAGAAGGACGATGGTCCCGCCCAGAACGGAGAGACCAAGACCAATGAG atcTATGTGTCTCGTCCGTCTGTCAGTGTGTCCTCCTTCAGAAGCATGGCTCCCTCCTTGATGTCAGTGAGAGGGCAGAGTGAGACAGTCAGAGTTAAGG gTAACTGA
- the hmgn3 gene encoding high mobility group nucleosome-binding domain-containing protein 3 isoform X1: MPKRKSPEGTEGKEASKVTKQEPTRRSERLSSQKPAPPKPEAKPKKAIVKKVADEKGAKAKKGGAKGKKDDGPAQNGETKTNEIYVSRPSVSVSSFRSMAPSLMSVRGQSETVRVKGN, from the exons ATGCCGAAGAGAAAG tCTCCTGAGGGAACTGAGGGCAAGGAGGCCTCCAAAGTCACAAAACAAGAG CCCACCAGAAGGTCAGAGAGATTGTCATCG CAGAAACCTGCTCCACCTAAGCCTGAGGCCAAACCCAAGAAGGCCATCGTCAAG AAGGTAGCAGATGAAAAGGGGGCAAAGGCAAAGAAAGGTGGCGCTAAAGGAAAGAAGGACGATGGTCCCGCCCAGAACGGAGAGACCAAGACCAATGAG atcTATGTGTCTCGTCCGTCTGTCAGTGTGTCCTCCTTCAGAAGCATGGCTCCCTCCTTGATGTCAGTGAGAGGGCAGAGTGAGACAGTCAGAGTTAAGG gTAACTGA
- the hmgn3 gene encoding high mobility group nucleosome-binding domain-containing protein 3 isoform X2, translating into MPKRKSPEGTEGKEASKVTKQEPTRRSERLSSKPAPPKPEAKPKKAIVKKVADEKGAKAKKGGAKGKKDDGPAQNGETKTNEIYVSRPSVSVSSFRSMAPSLMSVRGQSETVRVKGN; encoded by the exons ATGCCGAAGAGAAAG tCTCCTGAGGGAACTGAGGGCAAGGAGGCCTCCAAAGTCACAAAACAAGAG CCCACCAGAAGGTCAGAGAGATTGTCATCG AAACCTGCTCCACCTAAGCCTGAGGCCAAACCCAAGAAGGCCATCGTCAAG AAGGTAGCAGATGAAAAGGGGGCAAAGGCAAAGAAAGGTGGCGCTAAAGGAAAGAAGGACGATGGTCCCGCCCAGAACGGAGAGACCAAGACCAATGAG atcTATGTGTCTCGTCCGTCTGTCAGTGTGTCCTCCTTCAGAAGCATGGCTCCCTCCTTGATGTCAGTGAGAGGGCAGAGTGAGACAGTCAGAGTTAAGG gTAACTGA
- the hmgn3 gene encoding high mobility group nucleosome-binding domain-containing protein 3 isoform X5 has translation MPKRKSPEGTEGKEASKVTKQEPTRRSERLSSQKPAPPKPEAKPKKAIVKKVADEKGAKAKKGGAKGKKDDGPAQNGETKTNEVTEAAEEGTDEKA, from the exons ATGCCGAAGAGAAAG tCTCCTGAGGGAACTGAGGGCAAGGAGGCCTCCAAAGTCACAAAACAAGAG CCCACCAGAAGGTCAGAGAGATTGTCATCG CAGAAACCTGCTCCACCTAAGCCTGAGGCCAAACCCAAGAAGGCCATCGTCAAG AAGGTAGCAGATGAAAAGGGGGCAAAGGCAAAGAAAGGTGGCGCTAAAGGAAAGAAGGACGATGGTCCCGCCCAGAACGGAGAGACCAAGACCAATGAG gTAACTGAAGCAGCGGAGGAGGGGACTGACGAGAAGGCGTAA